The Carassius carassius chromosome 2, fCarCar2.1, whole genome shotgun sequence genome has a segment encoding these proteins:
- the LOC132103411 gene encoding 5-hydroxytryptamine receptor 2C-like isoform X1 produces MMGTPVGPVLGMFGSTTSSLDLVGWMVWPGNTTVSLNHSFFLTDYSFNLSSSSSSSPRGVEKESMKEKNWPALLILVIIFLTIGGNILVILAVSLEKKLQNATNFFLRSLAVADMLVGILVMPISLINILYDYAWPLPSALCPIWIYLDVLFSTASIMHLCAISLDRYVAICNPIEHSRFNSRTKAMLKIAAVWTISIGISMPIPVIGLHNREKVLKNGNCALNEEHFILVGSFVAFFIPLVIMVVTYCLTVQALQRQATVFLYEDKGSSQQPLQPSAPPTSHLAPPPASRRSSLNCLRISNSDGNMLGLTVPPDTISIIPGSEAPSQMNSPAGRDPAGTHGRRGMMQAIKNERRASKVLGVVFFLFLIMWCPFFITNVLYVLCHKACNKPLLTELLNVFVWVGYISSGVNPLVYTLFNKTYRRAFSSYMHCQYRRVGLNPITIQAPCQSHTVVTPILICEKVCIDRNSNCRNGDGNGIRNLEPHDMDTDPGLELKPGISELSISSGHSHTEHTSSV; encoded by the exons ATGATGGGGACACCTGTCGGGCCAGTTCTGGGCATGTTTGGCTCTACAACATCCTCCCTAGACCTTGTTGGCTGGATGGTTTGGCCTGGTAATACCACCGTGAGCCTGAACCACAGCTTCTTCTTGACTGACTACAGCTTCAatctctcctcctcttcatcctcctctccTCGTGGGGTCGAAAAGGAGTCGATGAAGGAGAAGAACTGGCCAGCCCTGCTGATTCTTGTGATTATCTTTCTGACGATAGGAGGAAATATTTTGGTTATTTTGGCTGTGTCGCTGGAGAAGAAGCTGCAAAATGCAACAAACTTCTTCCTGCGTTCGCTCGCAGTGGCGGACATGCTGGTCGGCATCTTGGTCATGCCCATCTCACTCATTAACATCCTGTATG ATTATGCCTGGCCATTGCCCAGCGCTCTCTGTCCTATTTGGATATATCTGGATGTGCTTTTCTCCACTGCTTCCATCATGCACCTGTGTGCCATTTCCCTTGACCGCTACGTGGCCATATGCAATCCGATCGAGCACAGTCGGTTCAACTCCCGCACCAAGGCCATGCTGAAGATTGCTGCAGTTTGGACCATTTCAATAG GAATCTCAATGCCTATCCCAGTGATCGGACTGCATAACAGAGAAAAGGTCTTGAAAAACGGCAACTGTGCTCTGAATGAGGAACACTTCATACTGGTTGGCTCTTTTGTTGCCTTCTTCATTCCTCTGGTCATCATGGTGGTTACGTATTGTCTCACCGTCCAAGCGCTTCAGCGTCAGGCCACAGTCTTCCTCTACGAGGACAAAGGCTCTTCTCAACAGCCTTTGCAACCTTCAGCTCCACCTACTTCCCATTTGGCCCCGCCGCCGGCATCCCGTCGAAGCAGTCTGAACTGTCTACGGATCAGCAACAGCGATGGAAACATGCTCGGTCTGACCGTGCCCCCAGACACCATCTCAATAATCCCAGGTTCAGAAGCACCATCTCAAATGAATTCGCCCGCTGGACGGGACCCAGCCGGAACCCATGGGCGGAGAGGCATGATGCAGGCCATCAAGAACGAGCGACGAGCATCCAAAGTATTGGGTGTAGTGTTCTTCCTATTCCTCATCATGTGGTGTCCCTTTTTCATCACTAATGTTCTGTATGTTCTCTGCCACAAAGCCTGTAATAAGCCTTTGCTTACAGAACTGCTCAATGTTTTTGTTTGGGTGGGCTACATCTCATCAGGAGTCAATCCTTTAGTGTACACTTTGTTTAACAAGACCTACCGAAGGGCGTTTTCAAGTTACATGCACTGCCAGTATAGACGAGTGGGGCTAAATCCCATCACTATACAGGCTCCTTGTCAATCCCATACAGTAGTCACTCCCATCCTGATCTGCGAAAAAGTTTGCATTGACCGGAACAGTAACTGCCGCAATGGGGACGGCAATGGAATCCGAAATCTGGAGCCCCATGACATGGACACTGACCCCGGCCTGGAGCTGAAACCGGGAATATCAGAGCTATCTATCAGCAGCGGTCACAGCCACACAGAACACACCAGCAGTGTCTGA
- the LOC132103411 gene encoding 5-hydroxytryptamine receptor 2A-like isoform X2: MMGTPVGPVLGMFGSTTSSLDLVGWMVWPGGNILVILAVSLEKKLQNATNFFLRSLAVADMLVGILVMPISLINILYDYAWPLPSALCPIWIYLDVLFSTASIMHLCAISLDRYVAICNPIEHSRFNSRTKAMLKIAAVWTISIGISMPIPVIGLHNREKVLKNGNCALNEEHFILVGSFVAFFIPLVIMVVTYCLTVQALQRQATVFLYEDKGSSQQPLQPSAPPTSHLAPPPASRRSSLNCLRISNSDGNMLGLTVPPDTISIIPGSEAPSQMNSPAGRDPAGTHGRRGMMQAIKNERRASKVLGVVFFLFLIMWCPFFITNVLYVLCHKACNKPLLTELLNVFVWVGYISSGVNPLVYTLFNKTYRRAFSSYMHCQYRRVGLNPITIQAPCQSHTVVTPILICEKVCIDRNSNCRNGDGNGIRNLEPHDMDTDPGLELKPGISELSISSGHSHTEHTSSV, encoded by the exons ATGATGGGGACACCTGTCGGGCCAGTTCTGGGCATGTTTGGCTCTACAACATCCTCCCTAGACCTTGTTGGCTGGATGGTTTGGCCTG GAGGAAATATTTTGGTTATTTTGGCTGTGTCGCTGGAGAAGAAGCTGCAAAATGCAACAAACTTCTTCCTGCGTTCGCTCGCAGTGGCGGACATGCTGGTCGGCATCTTGGTCATGCCCATCTCACTCATTAACATCCTGTATG ATTATGCCTGGCCATTGCCCAGCGCTCTCTGTCCTATTTGGATATATCTGGATGTGCTTTTCTCCACTGCTTCCATCATGCACCTGTGTGCCATTTCCCTTGACCGCTACGTGGCCATATGCAATCCGATCGAGCACAGTCGGTTCAACTCCCGCACCAAGGCCATGCTGAAGATTGCTGCAGTTTGGACCATTTCAATAG GAATCTCAATGCCTATCCCAGTGATCGGACTGCATAACAGAGAAAAGGTCTTGAAAAACGGCAACTGTGCTCTGAATGAGGAACACTTCATACTGGTTGGCTCTTTTGTTGCCTTCTTCATTCCTCTGGTCATCATGGTGGTTACGTATTGTCTCACCGTCCAAGCGCTTCAGCGTCAGGCCACAGTCTTCCTCTACGAGGACAAAGGCTCTTCTCAACAGCCTTTGCAACCTTCAGCTCCACCTACTTCCCATTTGGCCCCGCCGCCGGCATCCCGTCGAAGCAGTCTGAACTGTCTACGGATCAGCAACAGCGATGGAAACATGCTCGGTCTGACCGTGCCCCCAGACACCATCTCAATAATCCCAGGTTCAGAAGCACCATCTCAAATGAATTCGCCCGCTGGACGGGACCCAGCCGGAACCCATGGGCGGAGAGGCATGATGCAGGCCATCAAGAACGAGCGACGAGCATCCAAAGTATTGGGTGTAGTGTTCTTCCTATTCCTCATCATGTGGTGTCCCTTTTTCATCACTAATGTTCTGTATGTTCTCTGCCACAAAGCCTGTAATAAGCCTTTGCTTACAGAACTGCTCAATGTTTTTGTTTGGGTGGGCTACATCTCATCAGGAGTCAATCCTTTAGTGTACACTTTGTTTAACAAGACCTACCGAAGGGCGTTTTCAAGTTACATGCACTGCCAGTATAGACGAGTGGGGCTAAATCCCATCACTATACAGGCTCCTTGTCAATCCCATACAGTAGTCACTCCCATCCTGATCTGCGAAAAAGTTTGCATTGACCGGAACAGTAACTGCCGCAATGGGGACGGCAATGGAATCCGAAATCTGGAGCCCCATGACATGGACACTGACCCCGGCCTGGAGCTGAAACCGGGAATATCAGAGCTATCTATCAGCAGCGGTCACAGCCACACAGAACACACCAGCAGTGTCTGA